The proteins below are encoded in one region of Sebastes fasciatus isolate fSebFas1 chromosome 16, fSebFas1.pri, whole genome shotgun sequence:
- the supt4h1 gene encoding transcription elongation factor SPT4 yields MALETVPKDLRHLRACLLCSLVKTIDQFEYDGCDNCESYLQMKGNREMVYECTSSSFDGVIAMMSPEDSWVAKWQRIGNFKPGVYAVSVTGRLPPGVVRELKSRGVIYKSRDTAVKS; encoded by the exons ATGGCTTTGGAAACGGTCCCCAAAGACCTTCGCCATCTGCGAGCATGTCTGCTTTGTTCTCTAGTGAAG accaTCGATCAGTTTGAATACGACGGCTGTGACAACTGTGAGTCGTACCTCCAGATGAAGGGGAACCGAGAGATGGTTTATGAATGCACAAGTTCCTCGTTTGATGG TGTGATAGCCATGATGAGTCCTGAGGACAGCTGGGTGGCTAAATGGCAGAGGATAG GTAACTTCAAGCCAGGTGTATATGCAGTGTCAGTGACAGGCAGACTACCTCCAG GCGTGGTGAGAGAGTTGAAAAGCAGAGGAGTGATCTACAAATCCAGAGATACGGCGGTGAAGTCATAA